A genomic stretch from Pirellulales bacterium includes:
- a CDS encoding tetratricopeptide repeat protein produces the protein MVSLKTPHHHVTYSLLAIPLLIAVVALVYVPGVRAPFIFDDKLSIIDNASIEHIWPLIGDEDRPGPLAPPRDISTAGRPLVNLSFAVNYHFGGLDPTGYHFANIVIHALSAMLLWAILRRTLRLEFFADRFAGAAEPLALGAAVLWAVHPLVTEAVEYITQRTELMLGFFYLATLYAALRFWESPSRGERRVWLAVATVACLLGMACKEVMVTAPLVIWLFERTFIAGSFRRALEDSWPLYFGLGAGWCLLVALNLHGPRAESAGFHLGVSAYAWWLTQTRVLCYYFQLIFWPWPLVIHYELPYLDSVQAAWPWVVIAGAFIVATAALVWRRTATGFVGAWVLLILSPTLVVPIVTEVAAERRMYLPLAAIMAWLLACVYLLLQRAQKSLWSAEDDAAFRWQWAAVLAIVVVLCAVPLGWVSAQRVMVYNDAVGLWQDAALYQPDDARVQNNLGVELVNADRPDEALPHYERALQLKPDYVEAQSNIGVALVKLDRPEQATIEFEKALALDPRFADAHINLGHLLAQEGHPQDAIAHYRQALERKPRVAEVHANLGHALAGLGESQPAIKALAEAVRLDPDFAEAHLNLGAELAKSGQPDEAARHYAEALRARPDFVEAHNNWGVLQSGRGETEEAIKHFQQALQLRPDYAEAHSNLGIALFAADRTAAGLEQFEAAAQLKPEPTAFANLATAYAQLGRSEDAIASAQKAANMARAQGQFSLAAQMDDWLRDYRRRLSPR, from the coding sequence ATGGTATCGCTCAAAACGCCGCATCACCACGTAACGTACTCGCTGCTGGCGATCCCCCTGCTGATCGCCGTGGTGGCGCTCGTGTATGTGCCGGGCGTGAGGGCTCCCTTTATTTTCGACGATAAATTATCGATCATCGACAATGCCTCGATAGAACACATCTGGCCGCTTATCGGAGACGAGGACCGCCCCGGCCCCCTGGCCCCACCGCGGGATATTAGCACCGCCGGCCGCCCCTTGGTAAACCTGTCCTTCGCCGTCAACTACCACTTCGGCGGGCTCGATCCGACGGGGTATCACTTCGCGAACATTGTAATCCACGCGCTATCGGCCATGTTGCTGTGGGCCATCCTGCGGCGAACGCTACGGCTGGAATTCTTTGCCGATCGATTCGCCGGCGCGGCCGAGCCACTGGCGCTGGGCGCGGCGGTGCTGTGGGCCGTCCACCCCCTGGTCACCGAAGCAGTCGAATATATCACCCAGCGCACCGAGCTAATGCTGGGCTTTTTCTACTTGGCGACGTTATACGCCGCATTGCGGTTTTGGGAGTCGCCAAGTCGCGGCGAACGACGAGTATGGCTCGCCGTCGCAACCGTGGCCTGCCTGCTGGGCATGGCGTGCAAAGAGGTCATGGTCACTGCGCCGCTGGTGATATGGCTCTTCGAGCGCACTTTTATCGCGGGGTCGTTCCGACGCGCGCTCGAAGACTCTTGGCCGCTCTATTTTGGTTTGGGTGCGGGCTGGTGTTTGCTCGTCGCCTTGAACTTGCACGGGCCGAGAGCCGAGTCGGCCGGGTTCCATCTTGGTGTGTCGGCCTACGCCTGGTGGCTGACGCAGACCAGGGTGCTTTGCTACTATTTCCAGCTCATATTTTGGCCCTGGCCATTGGTGATTCACTACGAGCTTCCCTACCTGGATTCGGTTCAGGCGGCGTGGCCGTGGGTGGTGATTGCCGGCGCATTCATCGTCGCAACGGCCGCCTTGGTGTGGCGTCGCACAGCGACGGGATTTGTCGGCGCCTGGGTGCTATTGATTCTCTCCCCGACGCTGGTAGTGCCGATCGTGACCGAAGTGGCCGCCGAGCGGCGCATGTATTTGCCCTTGGCCGCGATCATGGCCTGGCTGCTAGCCTGTGTGTATCTGTTATTACAAAGAGCGCAAAAGTCGTTGTGGTCCGCGGAAGACGATGCCGCATTTCGCTGGCAATGGGCCGCGGTTCTAGCCATCGTCGTCGTGCTCTGCGCCGTACCGCTGGGCTGGGTCAGCGCGCAGCGCGTCATGGTTTATAACGACGCCGTCGGATTATGGCAGGACGCCGCCCTCTATCAGCCCGACGATGCGCGTGTGCAAAATAATCTCGGCGTCGAGTTAGTGAATGCCGATCGGCCCGACGAGGCACTTCCGCACTACGAGCGTGCCTTGCAACTCAAGCCCGACTACGTCGAGGCCCAAAGCAACATCGGTGTGGCACTAGTCAAGCTCGATCGGCCGGAACAAGCCACGATTGAATTCGAAAAGGCGCTGGCACTAGACCCACGATTTGCGGATGCGCACATCAATCTGGGCCACCTGCTCGCTCAAGAGGGACATCCGCAGGATGCCATCGCGCACTACCGGCAGGCCCTGGAGCGCAAGCCACGCGTGGCCGAGGTGCATGCCAATCTCGGGCATGCGCTGGCAGGGTTGGGTGAATCTCAACCGGCGATCAAGGCACTCGCCGAAGCCGTCCGGCTCGATCCAGATTTTGCCGAGGCGCATCTGAATCTTGGTGCCGAGTTGGCCAAGAGCGGTCAACCGGATGAAGCCGCCAGGCATTACGCCGAGGCCCTCCGCGCCCGGCCCGATTTCGTCGAAGCGCATAATAACTGGGGCGTGCTGCAGAGCGGTCGCGGCGAGACCGAAGAGGCAATCAAACATTTCCAGCAAGCCCTGCAACTGCGCCCCGACTATGCCGAAGCACACAGCAACCTGGGCATCGCCCTGTTCGCCGCCGATCGAACCGCCGCAGGGCTTGAACAGTTCGAAGCGGCCGCGCAGCTCAAGCCCGAACCGACGGCTTTTGCCAACCTGGCCACGGCCTATGCCCAGTTGGGCCGCTCGGAAGATGCCATCGCCAGCGCCCAAAAAGCCGCCAACATGGCCCGCGCCCAGGGACAATTTTCGCTGGCCGCGCAGATGGACGACTGGTTGCGAGACTACCGCCGGCGTTTGTCGCCACGGTAG